The genomic DNA TTATCAGGATGAGGCTCTAAGCTTAGAGCTATTTTCAGTTTATCTTCATGACTGATTTTTCTCCCAAAAAGTACCTCGTAGGCTGTTACGCCACCTATTATAGCTGTAGCAGAGGAGCCAAGACCTCTCGCTGTAGGTACATGGTTTTTCTGAACTACCCTGATAGGTTCGGGATAACTTCCAAAGAACCTACAGGCATTCACATACGCCCTTATAAAAAGGTTGTTTTCATCTTTGGGGAGATGATCCCCTTCGCCTTCTATCTGTACTGAAAAACTCTTCCACCTTTCCACGAAAAAATCATTGTGCAACTTCAGAGCAAGTCCGAAAGTGTCAAATCCACAACCAAGATTGCTCGTACTTGCCGGAACACTCACACAGAACATGACAATATTTTAAGGTAGTACATTTATGCTAATCACCCTTTTATATATATTTGTTAGCATATCCCCTTCCAGCCTGTTTTTTTCAACCCTTTTTGCTAAATAAAAAGTTCCGTCATCTCTTACGATACCATAAAGGGAGTGGTAAATTACGGGATCGTTGTTCTGCATCCCACCGTATATCATCACATGACCTTTAAGAAAGATGAGAGTTCTAAAGGGAGGAAGCTCTCTAAGTAGGTCTTTTAACTCTGTGTAGCTTCTGACCCTCCCCTTTACCTTTATTCCTACTTGCATTTGCTGTTGGGAGTTTCTTGGAAGATCCAAACCGAAAAGGGAAAAAACATCCTTCACAAGTGCCGAGCAATCCCAATAACCGTATTTTCCTCCCCAATCGTAAGGTTCTCCAATTAAACCTTCCAGAACATTTTTTATCACCTCTTGTGAATAAGACAGGTAACCATCGCTGAAACCTTCCGATAAGGTGACAAGCTCATGAGAACCGTCAGGAAGCAAAACCTCGTAATTGTTCCCCTCCTTTTCCACATAAGGTATTTTTGAGCCAAGTCCAAACTCAATTCTCTTTATGTAGAGTTTGGGTTTTATTACCACCAAAAAAGGAAGGGACATAATCTTTAACAGTTCATCTCTTTCTTTTATCAAAACATCTTCCTTTTTTACCCATCCTCTCATAAATGGGGATTGAACATAGAGCCACTTTTTGTCTTTTGATATGTGAAGGATAGCTAAAAAGGTAAAGGGTTCAAGAAGGGTGTACTGGTTCAGGTCTATGTCTTTGTTGCTACCGTGGATAGTTTCATCTGTTGGATACATCTTCATGTTTGTCCTTTTGAGTGTCCAACCAAAGGATGGTTTGACTTCCAAAGGAATGGCATTGATATTTGTATTTTCCACAAGATCTTCCACCGGGAGAGTGCCTTCAAGTATCCACGTTTTTACCACTTGACCTTGAAGTATTTCAGGGAAGTCCTCAATCTTCGCCATGTAAGGGATTTTGGTATAAGCTTGGTAGTTTATATAGCTAATTTGCAACGCATAGGACGTATTTAGAAAAAGTATAAAGGCTTGCATTAAAAGAACGCCCACATTAAAATCTACCCTCATGCTACTTATATTAAT from Hydrogenobacter sp. includes the following:
- a CDS encoding SH3 domain-containing protein — protein: MRVDFNVGVLLMQAFILFLNTSYALQISYINYQAYTKIPYMAKIEDFPEILQGQVVKTWILEGTLPVEDLVENTNINAIPLEVKPSFGWTLKRTNMKMYPTDETIHGSNKDIDLNQYTLLEPFTFLAILHISKDKKWLYVQSPFMRGWVKKEDVLIKERDELLKIMSLPFLVVIKPKLYIKRIEFGLGSKIPYVEKEGNNYEVLLPDGSHELVTLSEGFSDGYLSYSQEVIKNVLEGLIGEPYDWGGKYGYWDCSALVKDVFSLFGLDLPRNSQQQMQVGIKVKGRVRSYTELKDLLRELPPFRTLIFLKGHVMIYGGMQNNDPVIYHSLYGIVRDDGTFYLAKRVEKNRLEGDMLTNIYKRVISINVLP